One window of Flavobacterium ammonificans genomic DNA carries:
- a CDS encoding DoxX family protein: MNNTASILILVFLTITFLQSGYDKLFNWKDNIAWLSGHFAKTPLKNHVPLALLHVLVLELISAILCCVGVIELLLNSGRIFGYYGAVFSCITLLMLLVGQRLAKDYDGARTIVIYFIPAVMAVYWLN; this comes from the coding sequence ATGAATAATACTGCTTCTATCCTTATTTTGGTGTTTTTAACGATCACCTTTTTGCAATCTGGTTATGACAAACTTTTCAATTGGAAAGACAATATTGCTTGGTTATCTGGACATTTTGCTAAAACACCTTTGAAAAACCATGTTCCTTTAGCACTTTTACATGTACTCGTTTTAGAATTGATTTCGGCTATTTTATGCTGCGTTGGAGTGATTGAATTGCTCTTAAATAGCGGCAGAATTTTTGGTTATTACGGAGCCGTTTTTTCTTGTATCACCCTATTAATGCTTTTAGTAGGACAGCGTTTAGCCAAAGATTATGACGGAGCGAGAACTATTGTAATTTATTTTATTCCTGCCGTAATGGCCGTATATTGGCTCAACTAA
- a CDS encoding ATP-binding protein, whose product MQFSEILGQEYIKSHLTKSASLGRIPHAQLFVGPEGSGTLPMAIAYAQYILCNNTNGENNGENESCNLKFDKLSHPDLHFVYPTVATEDIKTKPKSIDFIGDWRAFVTQNPYGSLFDWYTVLGVNNKQGEIRVDDAQEILKTLSLKSYEGGYKIMIVWMADKMNTPASNKLLKLLEEPPEKTIFILITEQEEDLIQTIRSRCQVLHFGGLPENTIAEALVNQKQIDPKLAATIAHQAQGNFNKALHLLQNDDESYPFDEWFVTWVRAAFKAKGNAAAIQDLIQWSDEVAGLGRETQKKFLSFCVEMFRQALLLNYESPSLVYLEPNVEKFQLANFAPFVNGNNIQEIFKELSDAMYHIERNGNAKIILTDLSIKLTRLIHKK is encoded by the coding sequence ATGCAATTTTCAGAAATTTTAGGGCAAGAATACATTAAAAGTCACTTGACTAAGAGCGCTAGTTTGGGGCGAATTCCTCATGCGCAATTGTTTGTTGGTCCCGAAGGAAGCGGAACATTGCCAATGGCTATTGCCTATGCCCAATACATTTTATGTAACAATACAAACGGGGAAAATAATGGGGAAAATGAATCCTGTAACCTAAAGTTTGATAAATTATCGCATCCTGATTTGCATTTTGTTTATCCAACAGTAGCTACTGAGGATATAAAAACAAAGCCAAAAAGCATTGATTTCATTGGAGATTGGCGCGCATTTGTCACTCAAAACCCTTACGGCAGTTTATTTGATTGGTACACTGTACTGGGGGTGAATAATAAACAAGGTGAAATTAGAGTTGATGACGCACAAGAAATTCTGAAAACCTTATCCCTAAAATCATATGAGGGGGGTTATAAGATTATGATTGTTTGGATGGCAGATAAAATGAATACTCCTGCCTCTAATAAATTACTTAAACTTCTTGAAGAACCGCCTGAAAAAACCATATTTATTCTGATAACGGAGCAAGAAGAAGATCTTATTCAAACGATTCGATCTCGTTGTCAAGTGCTTCACTTTGGCGGATTGCCTGAAAACACTATTGCAGAGGCTTTGGTTAACCAAAAACAAATTGACCCAAAATTGGCTGCCACTATTGCGCATCAAGCACAAGGAAATTTCAATAAAGCCTTGCATTTATTGCAAAACGATGACGAAAGTTATCCTTTTGACGAGTGGTTTGTTACTTGGGTTCGTGCGGCTTTTAAAGCAAAAGGCAATGCTGCTGCGATTCAAGATTTAATTCAATGGAGCGATGAAGTGGCTGGATTGGGAAGAGAAACGCAAAAGAAATTTTTATCCTTTTGTGTCGAAATGTTTCGCCAAGCTTTATTGCTTAACTATGAAAGCCCTAGTTTGGTGTATTTAGAACCGAATGTGGAAAAATTTCAATTGGCTAATTTTGCGCCATTTGTGAATGGAAATAATATTCAAGAAATTTTCAAAGAATTGTCCGATGCGATGTACCATATAGAACGCAACGGTAATGCTAAGATTATTTTGACTGATCTGTCTATAAAATTAACTCGATTAATACATAAAAAATAG
- a CDS encoding gliding motility-associated C-terminal domain-containing protein gives MILSLNKFFCMLLFLALPITRTIYAQTISPQRLVFSRICAGNFNGFDATFNHSGFIAGTEFEVQLSDPNGSFDNPTATTKVATTTISSSQKRIRFAIPSTLVGSENYRLRIKSSTGFLSAPFLNAASNNSFPVYYKSFENSFSINKKENAASLCPGGIIAIPIDNTTPTIPASSPLNYSNLKYKWYQNNVVIAGASSSTLSASGVGTYYVEIDYGSCSDANFSSNRVTITPAAITTATIISSQGNPFCTANLTTVLSTQKGNSYQWFKDNVALSGATNPTFETNQAGNYAVNVNFGGCESKASMDLKSISIQGSLNESSPIQLVPNTTTTVSVSSDSVDPIYAWFKNDNPITNATSNSLVLSEEGNYKVKLTHPTCPVSAEIPFEVQFSIDPNIKEIPNLITPNNDGFNDTWQLPLQYTAGNNVEVVIVSPIGEEVLRTKEYKNDWPESSASLKTSHSVYYYWITSPNESVKKGSITLIR, from the coding sequence ATGATTCTATCTTTAAATAAGTTTTTTTGTATGCTATTGTTTTTGGCTTTGCCAATAACAAGGACAATTTATGCACAAACGATCAGTCCGCAAAGATTGGTCTTTTCAAGAATTTGTGCAGGTAACTTCAATGGTTTTGACGCCACCTTCAACCATTCAGGGTTTATAGCGGGAACCGAATTTGAAGTGCAACTTTCCGACCCTAACGGTAGTTTTGATAATCCGACAGCTACCACAAAAGTTGCTACTACTACAATTTCATCTTCCCAAAAACGAATCCGATTTGCCATTCCGTCCACGCTTGTTGGGTCAGAAAATTACAGATTGAGAATAAAGAGTTCTACAGGTTTTTTAAGTGCGCCTTTTCTCAATGCAGCTTCAAACAATTCGTTTCCGGTTTATTATAAATCGTTTGAAAATTCGTTTTCGATCAATAAAAAAGAGAATGCCGCTTCTTTATGTCCTGGCGGAATAATTGCTATTCCCATTGACAACACCACGCCTACTATTCCGGCTTCTTCTCCACTAAATTATTCCAATTTAAAATACAAATGGTATCAAAACAATGTGGTTATAGCTGGAGCAAGTTCGAGTACGCTTTCTGCTTCTGGTGTAGGGACTTATTATGTCGAAATTGATTATGGAAGCTGCTCTGATGCTAATTTTAGTTCAAATCGAGTGACAATCACTCCAGCGGCTATTACCACGGCGACTATAATTTCCAGTCAAGGAAATCCTTTTTGTACGGCTAATTTGACTACAGTCTTGAGCACTCAAAAAGGGAATTCCTACCAATGGTTTAAAGACAATGTAGCGCTATCTGGAGCTACCAATCCTACTTTTGAAACCAATCAAGCGGGAAATTATGCGGTGAATGTCAACTTTGGCGGCTGTGAATCCAAAGCCAGTATGGATTTAAAATCCATTTCAATTCAAGGAAGTTTAAATGAGTCGAGCCCAATTCAACTTGTTCCCAATACTACTACCACGGTTTCGGTTAGTTCGGATAGTGTGGATCCAATTTATGCGTGGTTTAAAAACGACAATCCAATTACGAATGCTACTTCAAACTCTTTGGTTTTGAGTGAAGAAGGAAATTATAAAGTAAAATTGACCCATCCCACTTGCCCTGTTTCGGCTGAAATTCCGTTTGAAGTTCAATTTTCAATTGATCCGAACATAAAGGAAATCCCCAATTTAATTACGCCCAATAATGATGGATTTAATGATACTTGGCAGCTACCCTTGCAGTATACTGCGGGCAATAATGTAGAAGTGGTAATTGTAAGCCCAATTGGGGAAGAGGTGCTGCGAACAAAGGAGTATAAGAACGATTGGCCAGAAAGTAGCGCTAGTTTAAAAACCAGCCATTCAGTATATTATTATTGGATCACATCGCCTAACGAATCAGTAAAAAAGGGGTCAATAACCCTAATTAGATAA
- a CDS encoding acyl-CoA thioesterase, whose amino-acid sequence MTPKTPSESLAILTDLVLPSETNHLNNLFGGELLARMDRAASIAAQRHSRNVCVTASVNHVAFTKSIPLGSVVTIEAKVSRSFNSSMEIYIDVWIEDRSSGNKTKTMEAIYTFVAVDATGKPVEVPGIIPETELEQQRYDAALRRKQLSLVLAGKMKPSEATELKALFTE is encoded by the coding sequence ATGACACCAAAAACGCCTTCTGAATCTTTAGCGATTTTAACCGATTTGGTTTTGCCAAGTGAAACCAATCATTTGAATAACCTTTTTGGTGGAGAATTACTCGCCCGAATGGATAGAGCGGCTAGTATTGCAGCACAACGACATTCTCGCAATGTATGTGTAACCGCATCTGTGAATCATGTGGCATTTACTAAATCAATCCCTTTAGGAAGTGTAGTGACCATTGAAGCCAAAGTTTCACGTTCGTTCAACAGTTCCATGGAAATTTACATTGATGTTTGGATAGAAGACCGTTCTTCGGGTAACAAAACCAAAACGATGGAGGCCATTTATACCTTTGTTGCTGTAGATGCCACCGGAAAACCTGTTGAGGTTCCTGGCATTATCCCTGAAACCGAATTAGAGCAACAACGTTATGATGCTGCCTTACGCCGCAAGCAACTCAGTTTAGTGTTGGCAGGCAAAATGAAACCCAGCGAAGCTACCGAACTAAAAGCCTTGTTTACCGAATAA
- a CDS encoding type IX secretion system membrane protein PorP/SprF, whose protein sequence is MKKIQNIAAIALLLVSSAAMAQQESVISFYRQHMNLVNPAYVGVDSMSLASSSLRKQWTGVDEAPETQTVSFGTPLGRNLGFGMTVIHDRTFIEKQTYVSVDFSYKVKMSPTADVYFGIKAGGNTYNVNATGLETYNIVSDPALGAISNFNPNIGVGALYKEGALYVSLSIPRLLDTKRATNDLGYASVTTDRPHIYLSAGYDFPINGEFSGLVFRPSTMVRYVNGVPVSIDLTAMLQIEKNFEIGGMYRTDRAYAAMSTIRLSKRFVFGFAYEMSSQPTLAAARNTNEILLQFRF, encoded by the coding sequence ATGAAAAAGATTCAAAATATAGCAGCCATAGCACTACTTTTAGTTAGTAGTGCTGCTATGGCACAACAAGAGAGTGTAATTTCGTTTTACCGTCAACACATGAACTTAGTCAATCCTGCATATGTCGGCGTTGATAGTATGTCATTAGCTTCAAGTTCTTTGAGAAAACAGTGGACTGGAGTTGATGAAGCTCCAGAGACACAAACGGTGTCTTTTGGTACTCCTTTAGGAAGAAATTTAGGATTTGGTATGACTGTGATTCACGACAGAACCTTTATAGAGAAACAAACCTATGTTAGTGTTGATTTTTCATATAAAGTAAAAATGAGTCCTACGGCAGATGTTTATTTTGGTATAAAAGCTGGAGGAAATACATACAATGTCAATGCGACAGGACTAGAAACCTACAATATTGTATCTGATCCTGCACTAGGAGCTATTAGCAATTTCAATCCAAACATTGGTGTTGGAGCATTGTATAAAGAAGGAGCCTTATATGTATCGCTATCTATACCAAGATTACTAGATACGAAACGCGCTACAAATGATTTAGGTTATGCAAGTGTAACTACTGATAGACCACATATTTATTTAAGCGCAGGCTATGATTTTCCAATTAATGGAGAGTTTTCAGGATTGGTTTTCCGTCCATCGACTATGGTTCGATATGTTAATGGAGTACCGGTTTCTATTGATTTGACGGCGATGTTGCAAATAGAAAAAAACTTTGAAATTGGCGGAATGTACAGAACTGATAGGGCTTATGCGGCAATGAGTACGATTCGATTGAGTAAGCGATTTGTTTTTGGTTTTGCTTATGAGATGAGTTCGCAACCTACTTTAGCAGCGGCAAGAAACACAAACGAGATTTTGTTGCAGTTTCGATTTTAA
- a CDS encoding lectin-like domain-containing protein gives MLNKINEPIVYTDNTSENGNAATGQNLLNELNNYLSTTTTAGVRPAGPVTVASQTTSTTAPIISGTVTLVSGQTFNVTVNGVLYTSSNGLQVAGTNWTLQLPTLATGTYSVVATITNTAGYTLSDSTSNELIITTAGTPTIGLSATQLNAFSSCAGSVSGVQSFSVSGTSLTTSVVVTPPSGFEISQTLGGTYAASITIAASGTLNATPIFVRMKANATGTPSGNITVVSGSASDNVAVSGTVSSLPSVRFKLSAPDVTTSAIQGQTGSLTENFNSFNLGNLGATGTFAVGAFTRSNTGSVEVKASDVWGGSGSQYLQAVNSGEVSITLTDPSRYVGFWWAAGNANNNVTIYGSCGGNEIQLGTFTAQTVINLLAGSTVTAVNGTSYNTSLYKRANAANEPFAYINLELDDPTIYFTRIVFGGSGFEFDNITTAVGYGAASSTTPGAPTITSITRGTGTATINFTPPTSNGGQAISNYQYSIDGGTNWLTLSPADITSPIVISGLNDATAYPIRIRSVNSIGGGTQSNSVNATTCTPPQVAAVTSQTVCNGAPTSVINFSPVNTAGYQWMTLNSIASGTATGTGQNGITVSITQAGGGLQANPNGMFSSATFPSIYSVPTTGNQIRNTKAGVFTATFSQPVTNPLVAFASVGNPSTPVPVIVSTPFTPIWTDNATAGWGTTYDLPNNKFTGNEGFNIIRIDGTVSSVSFNYTVEEFYATMAFGFEDQNTTYNWTNDTPSIGLAASGTGNILPFNAINTGTTPVVATITVTPVTGGCAGTPITFTITVNPSPTLSYSSSSYTAVAGQAITPITPTTNGTSFAISPALPTGLSFNTSTAVISGTPAQVVIPATYTITATLASTGCTVTTTLTIGDPTCSPFAAADFQPNGNATLSGNIYTLTPNQGNRNGSAWNKNRLFLDQDFDINARVYLGNSDAGADGIAFVLQNQSLNAGSSGGGLGYAGITPSFAVEFDTYNNGSIEPIQDHIALIANGNAAGAHNTYSTPFQVQMEDGQWHTARFVWDASTKNFQVWYDGTRRHNITIDLKEDIFGGRSYVYWGFTGATGGATNLQQVEFTSYCYVQQVGVTALAGTNNPNASLALCEGATVRLQASISSSYQWFKDGVAISGETARELVVATAGAYTVEAITNQNTTLSEVVTVSVIPLPAIAYSASYSFERTKTISSASPTSTGGTVATYAISPTLPSGLTFNTSTGVISGTPTAVSASQTYTVTGTTATVSCVGTTTFTLEVFNAVAPSSLSYSPATQTVRQGTAITPMTPTISGGVPTYTISPALPAGLSINATTGVISGTLTATQTGSVTYTVTATNTGGSTTANVTLVFNTAPTNIGLTPAAVAENSASGTTVGTLSATDADTGDTFTFALVSGTGGTDNASFSISGTTLITAAVFDFETKSSYSVRVRVTDAGGLSFEKAITISVINVDESPILSLPQSSYSGTINVAQPTITVLNSGGVADSYSISPALPSGLLFNTSTGIISGTPTVALQSSTYIISGTNSDGTGTVSFSLFVDLDTDGDGLGDTIDPDIDGDGLTNAREKTLGTNPFNPDTDFDGVSDGVEVTAGSNPLRVDTDGDGITDNVDNCPTVNNPGQQDMDGDGIGDACDSDRDGDGVSNTSDNCPDTPNRDQADRDRDGKGDVCDTSELNVSQAITPNGDGINDTWVIYNIENHPGSTVRVFNRWGKEVFYSKDYKNDWDGHYRDYKENLPSSGSYFYQIDLGGDGIIDAQGWLYITK, from the coding sequence CCTACTTTAGCAACAGGGACATATTCGGTCGTTGCGACTATTACTAACACAGCAGGATATACTTTAAGTGATTCCACTAGTAATGAGTTAATTATTACAACTGCAGGAACTCCAACAATAGGTCTTTCAGCAACCCAATTAAACGCATTTTCTTCTTGCGCAGGTTCAGTTTCTGGCGTACAAAGTTTTTCAGTTTCTGGAACAAGTTTAACAACAAGTGTAGTTGTAACTCCGCCATCGGGATTTGAAATTAGTCAAACATTGGGGGGCACATATGCTGCATCAATTACTATTGCTGCCTCAGGCACATTAAATGCCACTCCTATTTTTGTAAGAATGAAAGCAAATGCAACAGGAACACCAAGTGGAAACATTACTGTGGTTTCAGGATCCGCTTCTGATAATGTTGCCGTATCGGGAACAGTCTCTTCATTACCATCTGTTCGCTTCAAGTTATCTGCTCCAGATGTAACAACTTCTGCCATTCAAGGCCAGACAGGATCTCTAACAGAAAATTTTAATTCATTCAATTTAGGAAATCTTGGCGCTACTGGAACATTTGCAGTGGGAGCATTTACCAGATCAAATACAGGATCGGTTGAGGTTAAGGCAAGTGATGTGTGGGGTGGAAGCGGTTCGCAATACTTGCAAGCTGTAAACTCAGGTGAAGTAAGCATTACGCTTACCGACCCTTCTCGTTATGTTGGTTTTTGGTGGGCAGCAGGAAACGCCAATAATAATGTTACCATTTATGGATCTTGCGGAGGGAATGAAATTCAGCTTGGAACTTTTACCGCGCAAACCGTTATTAACTTATTAGCAGGCTCAACTGTAACAGCCGTGAATGGAACATCATACAATACTTCTCTTTATAAGAGAGCTAATGCCGCGAATGAGCCCTTTGCATATATAAATCTTGAATTGGATGACCCAACAATTTATTTTACTCGAATTGTATTTGGTGGTTCAGGGTTTGAGTTTGATAACATTACTACCGCTGTAGGTTACGGAGCAGCTTCTTCTACTACTCCAGGAGCGCCAACCATCACCTCTATTACAAGAGGGACAGGAACAGCTACCATTAACTTTACCCCGCCTACTTCTAATGGAGGTCAGGCAATTAGCAATTACCAATACAGTATTGATGGCGGAACGAATTGGTTAACCTTGTCTCCAGCAGACATTACCTCTCCAATTGTTATTTCGGGCTTAAATGATGCTACAGCATATCCAATTCGCATTCGCTCAGTAAATAGCATTGGTGGTGGAACACAGTCCAATTCGGTAAACGCTACGACTTGTACACCACCCCAAGTAGCTGCAGTTACTAGCCAAACAGTATGTAACGGTGCACCTACTTCTGTGATTAACTTTAGTCCAGTAAATACGGCAGGCTATCAGTGGATGACACTTAATAGTATCGCAAGCGGTACAGCCACAGGAACAGGCCAAAATGGCATTACCGTATCTATTACTCAAGCTGGTGGCGGCCTTCAGGCTAACCCGAATGGAATGTTTAGTTCCGCAACATTCCCATCGATCTACAGTGTACCTACTACGGGGAATCAAATTAGAAATACCAAAGCAGGAGTCTTTACAGCCACATTTAGCCAGCCAGTAACGAATCCTTTGGTTGCTTTTGCAAGTGTTGGGAATCCAAGCACACCTGTCCCAGTAATTGTCTCGACTCCATTTACACCGATTTGGACTGATAATGCTACTGCCGGTTGGGGAACGACTTATGACTTACCCAACAATAAGTTTACTGGAAATGAAGGCTTTAATATTATTCGTATCGACGGTACAGTTTCCTCAGTAAGCTTTAACTACACTGTTGAAGAGTTTTACGCTACTATGGCTTTTGGTTTCGAAGACCAAAACACCACCTATAATTGGACAAATGACACACCCTCTATAGGATTGGCTGCTAGTGGAACTGGAAATATTCTACCATTTAACGCCATCAATACAGGAACAACACCTGTAGTGGCTACGATCACCGTAACTCCTGTAACGGGAGGTTGTGCGGGAACGCCAATAACATTTACCATTACAGTGAATCCTTCGCCTACGCTGTCTTATTCAAGCTCTAGCTATACTGCAGTAGCTGGCCAAGCGATTACGCCAATTACACCTACTACAAATGGCACGTCCTTTGCTATAAGCCCAGCTTTGCCAACAGGTCTTTCTTTTAATACAAGTACGGCTGTGATTAGCGGAACTCCGGCTCAGGTGGTAATTCCAGCAACATATACAATTACGGCGACACTAGCTTCGACTGGTTGTACTGTAACCACCACGCTTACGATTGGTGACCCAACCTGTAGCCCATTTGCGGCGGCAGATTTTCAACCCAATGGAAATGCTACCCTTTCAGGTAATATTTATACGTTAACCCCGAATCAAGGTAATCGAAACGGTTCGGCTTGGAATAAAAACCGTTTGTTCTTGGATCAAGATTTTGACATCAACGCCAGAGTTTATTTGGGTAATAGCGATGCGGGTGCGGACGGTATTGCCTTTGTTCTCCAGAATCAGTCCCTTAATGCTGGGTCTTCAGGAGGAGGATTAGGTTATGCGGGTATCACCCCTTCTTTTGCGGTTGAGTTTGATACCTACAACAACGGTTCTATTGAACCTATTCAAGACCATATTGCCCTAATTGCCAATGGAAATGCAGCAGGTGCTCATAACACCTATTCAACCCCTTTTCAAGTCCAAATGGAAGATGGACAATGGCATACGGCTCGATTTGTATGGGATGCTAGTACAAAGAATTTTCAAGTATGGTACGATGGTACCAGAAGACACAATATTACCATAGATTTAAAGGAAGACATATTCGGCGGACGCTCTTATGTGTATTGGGGCTTTACTGGAGCAACAGGTGGCGCTACCAACCTTCAACAAGTTGAATTTACCTCTTACTGCTATGTACAACAGGTAGGAGTGACTGCACTTGCGGGCACAAACAACCCGAATGCTTCTTTGGCATTGTGCGAGGGAGCAACTGTTCGTCTTCAGGCAAGCATTTCTTCAAGCTACCAATGGTTCAAAGATGGTGTAGCCATATCCGGTGAAACAGCAAGAGAATTAGTAGTGGCTACTGCCGGTGCATATACCGTAGAAGCGATTACTAATCAAAACACCACTTTATCCGAAGTGGTAACGGTTAGCGTGATTCCATTGCCAGCAATCGCCTATTCGGCAAGCTATAGTTTTGAGCGAACAAAAACGATTAGTAGCGCTTCACCAACTTCTACCGGAGGTACGGTGGCAACCTATGCAATTAGCCCAACATTACCTTCTGGATTGACATTCAATACAAGTACGGGGGTGATTAGCGGTACGCCAACAGCAGTAAGTGCTTCTCAAACTTATACGGTAACGGGTACTACGGCCACGGTATCTTGCGTGGGTACGACTACATTTACCTTAGAGGTATTCAATGCGGTAGCGCCGAGCTCTTTGAGTTATTCCCCAGCTACACAAACGGTACGCCAAGGAACTGCAATTACACCAATGACTCCTACCATTTCTGGTGGAGTACCTACTTATACCATTTCTCCAGCACTTCCCGCTGGTCTAAGTATTAATGCAACTACAGGTGTAATATCTGGAACTTTGACGGCTACGCAGACTGGTTCTGTTACCTACACTGTGACAGCTACGAATACAGGTGGAAGTACGACCGCTAATGTAACGCTAGTATTCAATACTGCACCAACCAATATTGGGTTAACTCCTGCTGCAGTAGCTGAAAATTCAGCTTCTGGGACTACTGTAGGCACCTTGAGCGCAACAGATGCCGATACGGGTGATACATTCACCTTTGCTTTGGTATCAGGAACAGGGGGTACAGATAATGCAAGTTTTAGCATTTCTGGAACAACCCTAATCACTGCAGCTGTATTTGATTTTGAAACGAAGAGTAGTTATTCAGTACGAGTACGTGTGACAGATGCTGGCGGCTTGAGTTTTGAGAAAGCAATAACCATTTCGGTAATTAATGTAGACGAATCGCCAATATTAAGTTTGCCACAAAGTAGTTATTCAGGGACAATAAACGTAGCACAACCAACCATTACGGTATTAAATTCAGGTGGGGTGGCTGATTCGTATTCAATTTCTCCAGCACTACCTTCTGGTCTATTGTTTAACACTTCAACTGGTATTATTAGTGGAACTCCAACAGTAGCATTACAAAGTTCAACCTACATTATTTCTGGAACTAATTCAGACGGAACTGGAACAGTGTCATTTAGTTTGTTTGTGGATTTAGATACTGACGGAGATGGGCTTGGAGATACTATTGATCCAGATATTGACGGCGATGGTTTAACTAATGCAAGAGAGAAAACTTTAGGAACCAATCCATTCAATCCAGATACAGATTTTGACGGTGTCTCTGATGGAGTTGAAGTAACCGCAGGATCTAATCCACTTAGAGTAGACACAGATGGTGATGGTATTACTGATAATGTAGACAATTGTCCAACAGTAAATAATCCAGGTCAACAAGACATGGACGGAGATGGTATTGGAGACGCATGTGATTCCGACCGAGATGGCGATGGAGTTAGTAATACTTCAGATAATTGTCCAGACACACCAAATAGAGATCAAGCTGACAGAGATCGCGATGGAAAAGGAGATGTTTGTGATACTTCTGAGTTAAATGTATCTCAGGCTATCACACCAAACGGAGACGGCATCAATGACACATGGGTAATTTATAATATTGAAAACCACCCAGGTTCAACGGTACGAGTATTTAACAGATGGGGTAAAGAAGTCTTCTATTCAAAAGATTATAAAAATGATTGGGATGGTCATTATAGAGACTATAAAGAAAATCTTCCATCATCGGGCTCTTACTTCTACCAGATTGATTTAGGCGGAGACGGCATTATAGATGCTCAAGGTTGGTTATACATCACAAAATAA